The Chitinophaga caeni genome segment GTGCGCGATACCGGCCGCGGTGCGATCGGTGTACGTGGTATCGAGGTCGGAAATGAGTCCGATGAAGTAGTTGGTATGATTTGTGTAGCTAAAGATGACAACACGCGTACGGTGATGGTGGTTTCTGAGAAAGGTTACGGGAAACGTACCCATATCGAAGAATACAGGATTACAAATAGGGGCGGTAAAGGTGTTAAAACCATTAACGTCACGGAAAAAACAGGTAAATTAATCGGTATCTTGGATGTTACGGAAAGTAATGATTTGATGATTACTTGTAAGTCCGGTATCACGATCCGTATGGCAGTAGCAGATATCCGTGAAGCTGGTAGGGCTACGCAAGGCGTTCGCCTGATCCGGTTGGATGATTCTGATGCAATTGCCGCGGTTGCCAAGCTGGAAGAACAAGAGGAAGAAGAATTATTGGACCAGGAGGCTGTTGAAAACGGGGATGCTCCCGGTGCTGCAAGTAATAATGAAGAAGCCGGTACTACCGATAACGGGGAGAACACAGGGGAAACTCCTGTAAGCGAGTAATCTAAGTACTAATTTACCCATAAATAGTTGGGGCCGACTAAAAAGGAAGAGTTTTGTATTAAAAACTCACTCAGACGTAGCGTGTAGCGAAGTCAAAGGTACTTTTTAGTCGGCCCTATTTAAATAAATACAAAAATTCATTAATTTAACTGCTAACTAAAAACAAAATCTGGCTAACATGAAAAGAATCATTGTATCTCTTCTCTTATGTAGTCTTACGCTCGGTGCGATAGCTCAACGTTCTAAAGTTAACAGCGCTGAGAATCACTACAATAGTAAAGAGTACGACAAAGCTAACGAGGACATCGATCTTGCCCTTCAACACGACAAAACGAAAGATGATGTAAGAGCTTGGTATTTGAAAGGTAAAATCCTGGAAGCTTTGGCTATCAAAGATAAAAGTGTTCCACAGTCTATGGAAGCTTTCAGCGCCTTTAAAAAGGCATTGGAGTTGAACCCGAAATACACCGAAGCTGTTCTCGATTTGTACAACCGTTTATTTAACTTGTACGCAACCGTGGGTAACTCTGCTTACGGGTACCTGAATGATCAGAAATGGGCGGAAGCTTCTGCTGATTTCGATAAGGCTTTTCAAATTAAAGAGTTTACGAATAGTAAGGAATTGAGCGGTACCATCGCTGAAGATACTGCCATGGTTTTTTATGCCGGCTATGTTGCTAACCAAGCAGGTGAAAAAGATAAGGCTTTCGAAAATCTGAAAAAAGCAGCTGACCTGCAATACAAAGGCGAACCCGCATTGTACGTGATCCTTGCACAGCAATATGAAGAGCGCGGTGATAATGCTAATTGGTTGAAAACCATCGAGCAAGGTAAATCTTTGTTCCCGGATGACAAACGTTTTAACGATATGGAAATGATTTATTATTCCAAAACCGGTAAAACGTCTGAATTGTTAAGCATGCTGGATAAAAAAGTGGCCGACAATCCGAATGACTTCGAAGTTGTATTGGATTACGCAATCCGCCTGGATAACGTGGCTAACCCCCGCGATGAAACTGGAAACGATTTACCTCGCCCCGCTAACTATGAAGAATTGATTGGTAAAGCGGAAACTAATTACAAGAAAGCATTGGCATTAAATCCTAATGACGCCACTGCTAACTTCCAATTAGGTGCGCTGTATTTCAACCGCGCCGTTAATTTTAATAAGGAAATTAATAACATGGCTAGTAAGGACTTGAGCTCTCCTAAGGCTAAGGAATTGCAAGCTAAGGTTGAATCATTGATGGATCAAGCATTGCCGTATTTTGAGAAAGCTGATGAAGCATTCACAGCGCAAGGCGCGAACATCGATCCAAATGATCGTGTTACTTACGAAAACTGTTTGATTGCTTTGCAAAAAATCTATGCCATCAAATCTAAAAATGATAAAGTAGATGCTGTCAAGAAGAAATTAGAGGCGCTGAGAGGCTAAACCAACATCGTTCACTGATTTGAAGTATTAAATTATAATTGAATGGCGTTCCTGTGGTGGAACGCCATTTTTGTTCACGGATTTTTTAGGGATTTATGGATTTCACGGATTTTCTAGTGTTCCCAGTGTTCCCTGTATTCCCAGGGGCCCAGGGGTCGGAAATGTGTTTAACTGAAGTTGTTTTTATTATTTTATCACTATAGTTATAATTTCAATTTCAATTTTGATTATTCCGTGGGGGTTAGAATGTCATTGGTGGGGTGGGGCTGAGGTCAGAGTCAAGGAAATCGGTTACCATGGGGATCCACCAGTCGGCGTGTTGTATCATACCGATGTGGGTCGTACCGGGAAGGATGGCTAAACGTGATGCCGGTAGTCCATGAAGATCTCCCATTTTGCCGCCGCCCTTAGCTTTGAACAGTTCTATTGCATGTTCATATCTAACACCGTCATCATCACCGATGATCATAAATATGGGAGCCTTGATGTTTTTGGCTTCTTTAGTCCAGTCATAGGATTTAGTATCTGCACTGATGATTTTTTTAATGTAGTTTTCGAATTGGGCAGGATCATTTCCAAGGCTATCATACTGCTGTTCTATAGGGGATCCTTTAAACATCTCCGCATTCATATGCTTAAAACTTTCTTCTACATCGGGCCACCATCCATCATGGGAATATGTTCCTGAAAGTACAATCAACCTTCTAAGTTGTTCGGGGTGGCGAATCGCAAATTGAAAGGCGATCCCGGCGCCCATGCTGTAGCCCAGTACATCGGCGCTATCGACCTTGAGATGCTTTAATAATCCGGAAACATCGTCGGCCATATTTTCATAGCTAAATTCCCTATCTATATCTTTTGTCCGGCCATGACCTTGCATCTCTGCAACAATTACTTGCCTGTTAGCGGCCAATTGAGGAATAACCTTTGACCAGTTTAGCGGAATGGTCATAAATGATCCATGTAATAACACGATTGGTTGACCCTTTCCATAAACTTCATAATACATCTTTAAACCATTAACTTCTGCATACCCTTTATCTACCGGGGCAGCAGTAGCTTTCACAGAACTAGAATCATTTTTTTCATGATCTGTTCCCGATGAACTTTGAGGACCCTGTTGGCAAGAAACCGCGATAATAATAAAAGAAAATAGGGCAGGAAGGAAAGAAGCAAATTGACGCTTATTCATAAACATATATTTTTGTTTCAACAAAGATCGGGATGAAACATTTATATCCTCCTGTGTATATGCGACAATAAAGGAGCCAATACCGACACTCAGAAGAATGGTATAAAACCCTCAAGAATTATACAACAGAACCCCCAATAACCATTATGCTACTTTCAAACCTGATCCGTACAAGTGCAATCTGTGCGGGTGCAATCCGTTCAAGCGTCATCTGTGTAATCCGTGTAATCAGTGATCAGAAGGGGTAGCCGATCGCGATATTTAAAATCATGTTCTCCTTCCGCCATCTCGGATCCCCGAAATTAATTTCATCAATTACCCAGCGTTCACCTGCCGGTAGGTAAGGTTTCCGCATCGGGAAGGCGAGATCGAAGCGGATTACTAGGATAGATGCATCAATCCGTAGGCCGATACCGCCACCAACAGCGGTTTGACTCAAGAAGCTATTCAACTTAAATTGGCTACCCGGCTTGCTCGTGTCCTCTTTTTTCAGCCATATATTACCGGCATCCATAAACGCGGCAAGTTGCAAGTATTTAGAAAGCATAAACCTGATTTCGCTATTAAATTCCAGTTTAATATCTCCTGCTTCATTAGCATAATATTCACTACTATCTGATCGGAAACTACCGGGGCCTAGCGTCCTGGCGCGGAAAGCACGTAAACTGTTACTGCCTCCGATAAAGAATTGTTTCACAAATGGTAATGAATAAGAGTTATTATAAGGAATACCATAACCGGCAAATACCCTATTTACCCAAGTTAATGTTTTAGACCATTTCCAGTAATATCGACCATCTATAGACAACCGTAAATATTGCGAAAAATCCTGGCCAAAAAGTGTCTTCTTACCGGTCGTCTTATCCTTGGGTACCACTAGTCCAAATATATTTCCGGCAGCATCCGCGTTGAAGCTGGCAAAAAACGAATGGTAACGGTTCGGGTTTAAATTATTAAAGTTTAATGTATAGTTACCTCCCACTATAAACTGTTTCGAGATAGACTGCTGTAAAGTAGGATCGCGATCAAGCCGCTCTTGAAACTCCGGCGATATTTTGGATGGCAGCACGTATGTAATAGAAACAGGGTTGAAAATATGATCCAAATAAAGGGTGCGCCGCCAAGAGTACCCAAACTGTAAATTGAAAGCATTGAGATTATACTGATTCGGGTTACTTAGTAATTCATACCCGATGCCAAGTTTTGTCCTGGGCACATACGGGGTCCTGATATTCAGTCCCGGTATAGGGGAAACAAACCGGGGGAAAGTTACCGAAGCTCCCAGGTTCAAGCTGTAAGCATTGGTTGCCAATTGTGTGCTTTTACCACCGACTTGTGCCTCGTAGCCTCCACCGACAGTTATTTCCAACAAGTTGGCGCCATGAAACCAATTTCTATTCTTGGCAGATAATTTAAGTTCTGAACCAACGTAGTTATTGGATTTCGTATAACCGGAAACTTGTAATTGTAATGATCGTTTAGGGTAGGGAGTCAAGTAAAAATTAGCATACAAATAACTACTATCCCTGCTGGGGCGGAATTGCCCACGGACAAATTTGAATGTACCTAGATTGACTAACCTGTGTAACGTGATATTATGCGAGCTCAGCCTGTACAAACTATCTTCCTTCAAGAACACGGAATTTTTGAATACTTGCGGCCTATATAAACTATCGGGATCAATAATGGTAAACCCCTCGTAATTATGACCTTTATAATCCCGGATGAGACTGTCGCGCCCCAGGGTATAATTAGTAAATAATTCTACCTCTTTCATATAATATTGCCTTAAGGCAATGCGGCTGCTATTCTCTTTAATTTTTACATACAAATCAACTTTACCGTTATTAGTACTATCAACTTGAACGAGTAAGTTCTCGTCTGTAAAATAATAATAGCCTTGTTCTTTCAATAGATTAGCAATACGGGTTCTTTCGTCCTTGATGATATCCAGGTCATAATTTTCACCAACTTTTAATAATGAGCGTTTGGTAGATGATAGTATGAAGTTGCCTAGTTTAGTGCTGGAATCGACCCTGAACTCAACTTTTTCAATAGTATACCGGTGTTGTGGTGATAATATATAAGTTATGGAAGCTTTCTTTTTAC includes the following:
- a CDS encoding tetratricopeptide repeat protein, encoding MKRIIVSLLLCSLTLGAIAQRSKVNSAENHYNSKEYDKANEDIDLALQHDKTKDDVRAWYLKGKILEALAIKDKSVPQSMEAFSAFKKALELNPKYTEAVLDLYNRLFNLYATVGNSAYGYLNDQKWAEASADFDKAFQIKEFTNSKELSGTIAEDTAMVFYAGYVANQAGEKDKAFENLKKAADLQYKGEPALYVILAQQYEERGDNANWLKTIEQGKSLFPDDKRFNDMEMIYYSKTGKTSELLSMLDKKVADNPNDFEVVLDYAIRLDNVANPRDETGNDLPRPANYEELIGKAETNYKKALALNPNDATANFQLGALYFNRAVNFNKEINNMASKDLSSPKAKELQAKVESLMDQALPYFEKADEAFTAQGANIDPNDRVTYENCLIALQKIYAIKSKNDKVDAVKKKLEALRG
- a CDS encoding alpha/beta fold hydrolase — its product is MNKRQFASFLPALFSFIIIAVSCQQGPQSSSGTDHEKNDSSSVKATAAPVDKGYAEVNGLKMYYEVYGKGQPIVLLHGSFMTIPLNWSKVIPQLAANRQVIVAEMQGHGRTKDIDREFSYENMADDVSGLLKHLKVDSADVLGYSMGAGIAFQFAIRHPEQLRRLIVLSGTYSHDGWWPDVEESFKHMNAEMFKGSPIEQQYDSLGNDPAQFENYIKKIISADTKSYDWTKEAKNIKAPIFMIIGDDDGVRYEHAIELFKAKGGGKMGDLHGLPASRLAILPGTTHIGMIQHADWWIPMVTDFLDSDLSPTPPMTF
- the tamL gene encoding translocation and assembly module lipoprotein TamL; translation: MLRKLNILAIILLVILGSCSTTRTVPEGDRLYTGTSFKWDTSKPKDYSVLMGAIEDRTRPKRNKKFLGMPIKLWLYNLGNEPKGKGLNYLLREKWGEPPVLLSQAKPASTSLILESYLEDKGYFQALTNYEIKNSGKKKASITYILSPQHRYTIEKVEFRVDSSTKLGNFILSSTKRSLLKVGENYDLDIIKDERTRIANLLKEQGYYYFTDENLLVQVDSTNNGKVDLYVKIKENSSRIALRQYYMKEVELFTNYTLGRDSLIRDYKGHNYEGFTIIDPDSLYRPQVFKNSVFLKEDSLYRLSSHNITLHRLVNLGTFKFVRGQFRPSRDSSYLYANFYLTPYPKRSLQLQVSGYTKSNNYVGSELKLSAKNRNWFHGANLLEITVGGGYEAQVGGKSTQLATNAYSLNLGASVTFPRFVSPIPGLNIRTPYVPRTKLGIGYELLSNPNQYNLNAFNLQFGYSWRRTLYLDHIFNPVSITYVLPSKISPEFQERLDRDPTLQQSISKQFIVGGNYTLNFNNLNPNRYHSFFASFNADAAGNIFGLVVPKDKTTGKKTLFGQDFSQYLRLSIDGRYYWKWSKTLTWVNRVFAGYGIPYNNSYSLPFVKQFFIGGSNSLRAFRARTLGPGSFRSDSSEYYANEAGDIKLEFNSEIRFMLSKYLQLAAFMDAGNIWLKKEDTSKPGSQFKLNSFLSQTAVGGGIGLRIDASILVIRFDLAFPMRKPYLPAGERWVIDEINFGDPRWRKENMILNIAIGYPF